The window CGGCGAGGGCCTCGCCGAGGCGGAGATCGTGCACTGGCTGGTACAGCCAGGGCAGACCGTGGAGCTCAACCAGCCGCTCGTCGAGGTGGAGACGGCCAAGGCCGCGGTCGAGATCCCGTCGCCGTTCGCGGGTGTCGTCCATGCCCTGCACTGCGCCGAGGGTGACCTCGTGCCGGTCGGCTCGGCGCTGCTCACCGTGGCCAGGGCCCAGGCCGAGGAGGCGCCGCCCGCCCTGGTCGTCGGCCACGCGCCGGTCGAGACCGCCGGTGGGGAGCCGCCGCGCCGCCGCCCGCGCCGCCCGCTGGGCCAGACGGCGCCCCGGCCCGTCGCCGCGTCGCTGGCGCTCGCGCCGNNNNNNNNNNNNNNNNNNNNNNNNNNNNNNNNNNNNNNNNNNNNNNNNNNNNNNNNNNNNNNNNNNNNNNNNNNNNNNNNNNNNNNNNNNNNNNNNNNNNGATGGCGCTCGCCATGGAACGCAGCGCCTTCACGGTCCCGCAGGCGACGGTGCACCGCGCCGTCGACGTCACCGCGATGCTGGCGCTGGTCGCCCGCTGGCGCGCCCAGAACGAGGCGGCGGCGCGTCCCGGCGCCGCGGCGCCGCCGCGGGTGACGTCGTTGGCGTTCATCGCGCGTGCCGTCGTCGCGGCGCTCGCGGCGCACCCGCTGGCGAACGCGCGCTGGCTGACGTCCGTTGACGGGTCCAGCGAGATCGAGGTGTTCGCGGGCGTCAACCTGGGGGTGGCCGTCGCCGCCGACCGCGGGCTGATCGTGCCGGTCGTCCCGGACGCCGACCGGCTGTCGCTGCCCGCGCTGGCGGGCGAGCTCACCGAGCTCGTCACCCAGGCCCGCGCCGGCCGGACCCCGCCAGCCCGGATGCTCGGCGCCACGATCACCGTGTCCAACGTCGGCGTCTTCGGGGTCGACGCGGCCGCCGGGCTGGTCCGCGAGGGCGAGGCGGCGCTCGTCGTGCTCGGCGCCATCCGGGAGACCCCGGCCGTATGGGAAGGCCAGATCCAGATCCGCCGGGTGATGACCATCTCGGTGTCGTTCGACCACCGGATCCTGGACGGCGAGGCGGCCTCCCGCTACCTCGGAGAGATCGCCGCCGTCCTGGCCGACCCAACGCGCCTCCTGCTGCTCGGCTGACCCTTCGCCGGGCCGACCTGGCCGAGTGACGGAAATCTCGACCCGGCTGGCCCTGCTCGCCCGGCGGGCCAGCCGGGAGACCGGCGGCCGCGGCGATCCCGGCGCGCGAGCCTTCCCGGCGCGGGGCTCGCTGGCCCTTCCGAGGCGGCGCTTCCGCCTGGTGGCTAGGACGTCTGGGCATTTCGCGGGAGCGACGACCACGCAACTCCCGCCCTGGTCGGTGCGTCCGACGTGGCATTGGTAGGCGCCCCGCGCCCCGCGGCCTGGCGGCAGTGACCCAGGCGGCACGCCCCGGAGCGGACCGTGGTCGGGTGGGCTCGTGGTGGGCTGCGATGGTGAACCCCGTGGATCTGCCCAGGTTGGTCCCGCCTAGGATCGCCCCGGGCGAGTCGACCGGAGTCGTCCCCGGCGGCGGGCTGTCCCCGCCCGGCACCGGCCTCGCGGCCGACGCGGGCGCACCGACCGACCGGGCACCGCGCGCGGACACGAGATCTGACAGACGGAGGAACACCAGGTGGACGTGTTGCCGGACATCCTGCTCACGGTCGCGATCTCGCTTGCGGCGGGCGCGCTCGGGGCGCTGGCCATCCGGCTGTGGGAACGGCCCGGCGGCGCGCCCATGTCGAGGCCCCGCCAGTCGACGCTGTTCGGGCTCGCGGCCGACGACGAGATCCTCGTCGCGGTCGCCTCGCTCGCGCCGAACGGGATGATCGCCCGTGACGACGTGCTCGCGGTCTCGGAGATCTCCTCGGTCATCTACGGAGCGGACGCGCGGCCCAGGGTCACCCCAGGCGGAGCGGTGCAGGACAGCATCGGCCGGCGCACCGAGTTCTGCATCGGCGACCCGCGCTCGAACCCGCGGATGGCGGCCCACCTGTCCCGCTACCTGCCCGGGGTGACC of the Pseudofrankia saprophytica genome contains:
- a CDS encoding biotin/lipoyl-containing protein; its protein translation is MYDQFHLPDLGEGLAEAEIVHWLVQPGQTVELNQPLVEVETAKAAVEIPSPFAGVVHALHCAEGDLVPVGSALLTVARAQAEEAPPALVVGHAPVETAGGEPPRRRPRRPLGQTAPRPVAASLALAP
- a CDS encoding 2-oxo acid dehydrogenase subunit E2, with product MALAMERSAFTVPQATVHRAVDVTAMLALVARWRAQNEAAARPGAAAPPRVTSLAFIARAVVAALAAHPLANARWLTSVDGSSEIEVFAGVNLGVAVAADRGLIVPVVPDADRLSLPALAGELTELVTQARAGRTPPARMLGATITVSNVGVFGVDAAAGLVREGEAALVVLGAIRETPAVWEGQIQIRRVMTISVSFDHRILDGEAASRYLGEIAAVLADPTRLLLLG